Sequence from the Thermocoleostomius sinensis A174 genome:
GAATAAAACGACGACATAAATGAAGAATCTATGATTTTGTCGATGGTTTCTTTTTAATCAGACTTTAATTAGGAATGATAGCAATTTTAACTGAGTGAGCAACGCCGCCATCCCTGACGGCAGATACATACAACTACTTGCACTGGTGCATTGCTCAAAAAACGTCGCCACCGCCGCTCCACACTTTGTGCTTGGGTTGCCCAACTCGGCACATTGGTTCCCATGCACGGAGACTCAAAGTACTGTTTGCGATCAAGGTGCTGTTCATCTAAGCTAGGTCCTTGATACGCCTCAGATCCTCGGCGTGACTGTATTGACGCAAGAAGTCGAATATTTGACTATACAAATGGGTAGAGTTTGCCGTGGGCTTCGGGCTATTTGTGTCGTAACTTTAGCCTCTCATGCTTCTCTATCTTTTCCTTCAACTCTCTTTGTTCTAGCTTTCACCTACTTCTGCTAGGCAGCGAGGTGCTACTGACAATTACCATCACATGAACCTTGAGTGCGACTAATAACTGAACCAATATATGTATTGATGACTTCATTAAAACATTGTCCATCAGGATATTGAACTTGCCGCAGTAACTTTCCTCCCCCTAAATCTTTCGTACAAAGTACAATTGGAGCCTGCGATATCTGGTTCTCTTCCTGATTGTCATTTACAGACGCAGCAATCGCTACAGGAGAAAAAAGATCAATAAATGCGCTTTCTTGAAAAATATCATTTTCGACCCATCTAGATATCGGTTCTAGAGAATCTGGTGTCTCAACAATTTTCGAAGTCGGTACAGAAGTTCGGATAAATTTAGTTATTAGTACATCTCCAGAAGATGAGCAAACTAGAGCAGTTACCCTAATACTCCTGTCCGTTGGAACTTCAATAGGTTCAACAGAAACTAGACAGTCTTGATTTGCCAGCCATAGCCTTCGCTGCCTTGCTGCCTCAGAAGCTCGACCTGGAGGAACGCCCGTTCTAATTGCTATGTAAAGTTCTATCAATGTTGGAATGCAGCCAAGAATAGCAACAAGGAGACCTGGGTATTTTAGCCACTGTAACCCTTGTAACAAAAGTCGATTCCTTGGAACTTGCAAATTCGTTGTTAGATTCTCCTGTACCATAGCTCAACTCACTGAAAATGTAGAGTATTCAAACCGAACCGATTCTAAGCATCGATCTAGTCACACAGGGAAACGTTGCGTTGATGACACCCTAAACGAACCTTAATCGACTTGCCGACAGTTCACTGCAATAGTGAAAAAAGTATTAAATTGTTTGTTCAGATACTGTTTACTCGAACGTATCTAGTCCTGAGGATCTAACTAGGCTTAATTGATTATTTCACCCAATTTACGGCAGTTACGGACAGGTTTTCTTAAAAAAAGTCAGGTCAGGTCAGAAAAAATCAGGAAAAGGTCAGGTTTTGCGACTTCAAATGTGCTGATGGCAAGAGTTTTAGAAAAAGTTGGCAGTTGTACGATCGTCAACGAATATTAGGCAGGATTTATTAAAAAGCTGTAATACGCGGAGAATTACTTTGGTTTTCTGACGTTTTTGTCATCAATTTGTCTAAGCATTTTGTCCAGTCAGGGGAAGGCAGGCTTACTAAGGGCTGAATAGGATGGGAATGTAGAGTTCCATATCAGGGTTATGAAACACTCCTACGAAATTCCGATCGCCATCATCAAAACGGTGTGGGGCAGTGCCGTTGGGATGGTGGTAGTTGCAGGCATTTTTACAGGGGGTGAATCCACTGGAAAATACATTGCCATGTCTGTTCCACCCATTGCAGCAACCGTAACCACAGCGGTCGTGCTAAATCACGCTAAGAAGACTGACCAGCCACAAGCAACGATCGAAATGCAACAGATAGAATCGCGACTCGCGACCCTGGAAACGATCGTCACCGCCGAACAGCCTGACCTACTAAAACATCCATCCCATCGCCCATCAACACATTCCTAACTGGTATAGGCAGAACCGTAGAGTGGGCGGTTCTGTCACTTTCCAATCACATTTAAGTTGGACACTAAACCTAAGTAGGCAGCACAAGGATTGCTGCAATGGATCAAAGATTGCACAGCTTTCCAACTCCTGCCTCAGTAAAGCTTTTCAACCATTGACACCACTCGCAAGACCTATGACAACCGCAGAAGAACGTAGACTCACCGAAGATCGTAACCGCACCGCATACTGGCGCAGATGGGGCCCCTACTTGAGCGAACGCCAATGGGGAACGGTGCGCGAAGATTATAGCCCTGATGGCAGCGCCTGGGATTACTTTCCCCACGATCATGCTCGATCGCGGGCTTATCGCTGGGGCGAAGACGGTATTGGTGGCATTTCTGATAATCATCAGCGGTTATGTTTTGCGATTGCGTTGTGGAACGGTGAAGATCCAATTTTGAAAGAACGGCTATTTGGGTTAACTGGACCGCAAGGAAATCATGGTGAAGATGTTAAGGAATACTATTTTTACCTTGACAATACTCCCAGTCATGCCTACATGAAATACCTTTATAAATATCCTCAACAAGAATTTCCCTATGAGCAGTTGATTCAAGCCAATCAACAGCGGGGATACTTTGATCCAGAGTTTGAATTAATTGATACAGGGATTTTCAATAATAGTCGCTACTTCGATGTTTTCGTTGAATATGCAAAAAATACAGACGAAGACATCTTGATTCAAATCTCTGTCGCTAACCGATCGGCAGAAACTAAAACACTGCATTTGCTACCAACTCTGTGGTTTCGCAATACCTGGTCTTGGGATGAGTCAAGTGAAAAACCAAACCTGCGACAAGTAGAATTACAAGGCACTACTCATGTAATCCAAGCATCGCATCCTACCTTGGGCGATCGATGGCTCTATTGTCAATCTCCTAAAGCCTTGTTGTTCACTGAGAATGAAACTAATCTAGAACGCCTGTTCGGAACATCAAATTCTTCGGCATATGTCAAAGATGGCATCAACAATTACATCATTCACGGGCAAACAAATGCCGTAAATCCAGATCAAACTGGAACCAAAGTATCCGCCTACTATCAACTAACACTGGAACCTGAAGAAACTCAAATTGTTTGGCTGCGGCTGGCTGATACTGCCAAGCTTTCAAACCCCTTCCAGACGGAATTTGAAACCGTGTTTAACCAGCGCAAACAAGAAGCTGACGAATTCTATCAGCGCTTCACTCCGGATCAGAGTTCTGTAGATGCCTGCAATATTCAGCGACAGGCCTTTGCCGGTTTGCTATGGACAAAACAGTTCTATCATTACGTGATTGAAGACTGGCTGAAAGGTGATCCTACTCAACCCCTGCCCAACCGCTCCTATGCCCGCAATGCTGAATGGATTCATTTATTTAACGATGATATTTTATCGATGCCGGATAAGTGGGAGTTTCCGTGGTTTGCGGCTTGGGATCTGGCATTTCATATGATCCCGTTTGCAGCGATCGATCCTGACTTTGCCAAGCGACAACTCGATCGATTAACGCGGGAATGGTACATGCATCCCAACGGGCAGATTCCAGCTTACGAATGGCACTTCAGTGATGTCAATCCTCCGGTTCATGCTTGGGCTGTTTGGCGGGTTTACCAAATTGAGCAAGAGATGTATGGACGGGCCGACACAGAGTTTTTAGAGCGCGTCTTTCAGAAATTACTACTCAACTTTACCTGGTGGGTGAATCGCAAAGACAACAACGGCAATAATGTTTTCCAAGGCGGATTCCTAGGATTGGATAATATTGGTATTTTTGATCGCAGTGCCGAATTGCCAACAGGTGGATATTTAGAGCAAGCAGATGCCACTAGTTGGATGGGAATGTATTGCTTAAATTTATTGGCGATTGCGCTGGAATTGGCCAAAACTAACCCCGTCTACGAAGACATTGCTAGCAAGTTCTTTGAGCATTTCCTCTATATTGCCGATGCTATTAACCACATGGGTGACACAAATATTCCTTTGTGGGATGATGTCGATCAATTTTTCTATGATGTATTGCATTCACCTCAGGATGAATACCACTATCTGAGAGTGCGATCGATGGTAGGATTAGTGCCTCTGTTTGCCGTTACCGTTTTAGAGCCACAAGTGTTAGACCAATTTCCCGATTTCAAACGCCGCTTTGAATGGTTTATTCACAATCGCCCTCAACTACAGCGCCACATTGCCTCAATGGAGCAACCAGGCAAAGACTCGCGGCGATTGTTAGCAATCGTCAATCCGGAACGGCTGAAACTGATTTTGCAGCGATTGTTAGATGAAGAAGAGTTTTTGAGTCCGTATGGAATTCGATCATTATCTAAAGCTCATGCGGATGCTCCCTACACCTTCAATGTAGACGGACAAACGCATCAAGTGGCCTATGAACCTGCGGAATCCACCAGTGGTATGTTTGGCGGTAATTCCAACTGGCGTGGACCAATTTGGTTTCCAGTGAACTACTTGCTGATTGAATCTCTGCAACACTTCCATAGCTATTTAGGCGACCACTTCAAAGTGGAATGTCCTACCGGATCGGGACAGTGGATGAATTTATCTGAAGTGGCGATCGAGCTTTCTCAACGCCTGATTCGCATTTTTCGGTGTAACCAGGAACACAATCAGCCAGGTAATCGCCCTGTTCATGGAGGTCAAGCACTGTTTCAATCTGATCCTCATTGGCGATCGTTAATTCTCTTCTACGAATACTTTCATGGCGATAATGGTTCAGGGCTGGGAGCTAATCACCAAACGGGTTGGACAGGGCTAGTGGCGAGCTTAATTCAACAGTGCGGCACAGATAATCAACTAGCACAAGCGAACCGTTCTAAATCGCTACTCAAAACTGCCTTCTGAATACAGATGCGATTGTTACGCATTCATGACTAGGGTTATGGAATGACCAATCTGTGATACAAACAACTTACTATTCACATCACGAATCAGGGAGGAAATCTATGTTTAGCGTTTCGCGCTGGTCGTTTGCAGGGGTAACGTTGCTCACTGCGGGGCTGGCTGCTGGGGCGATCGCCCCCTTTGTCACCATCCACTCTTCTACAGTGCTGGCTCAAACAAATGGTGATCCCTTTCCCGACATTCAGGGGCATTGGGCCCGCCCGTTTATTCGTGTCCTTGCGAACGAAGGCATTGTCCGAGGATATTTAGATGGAACCTATCGACCAGAGCAAGCAGTCAGTCGAGACGAGTTTGCTGCATTGGTCAATCAAGCCTTCGACCAGGAACCCGTTCGCCAAATTGAAGGGGGAAGTGTCTACCAAGATGTTCCTGAGGGCTATTGGGCAGATGAGGCGATCGAAGCGGCCTACCAGCAAGGCTTTATGACAGGCTATCCTGGTGGTTTCTTTCAACCCAATCAACCGATTGCCAAAGTGGACGCCTTAATGTCCTTATCTCGCAATCTCAACTTACCAGGAGCGGCTGGAAGCACGGAGCAAGCCACGTCCGAACCCACAGCCACTGCCTCAGAAACGGCTCGGCCAGCTACCCGTCGCCAGGCAACAGCCCGCCCTTTGATGTTTCCACTGGCAATGACAGCCCTTATGCAACCAGTGTTGTCAATTCCCCAAGAGCAATCCCCCACCTCTACGGCTGCACAACCGGACACTGTAGCAGCTACCCAGACTGAGCAACCCCAGGAGGCAGAGTCCATTGCAACTCCTGCTTCACGTTTAGTGGCTGATTACTATGTAGATGCGGATCAAATTCCCCAACATGCAGTCGGTGACGTTGCTGCTGCCAC
This genomic interval carries:
- a CDS encoding S-layer homology domain-containing protein produces the protein MFSVSRWSFAGVTLLTAGLAAGAIAPFVTIHSSTVLAQTNGDPFPDIQGHWARPFIRVLANEGIVRGYLDGTYRPEQAVSRDEFAALVNQAFDQEPVRQIEGGSVYQDVPEGYWADEAIEAAYQQGFMTGYPGGFFQPNQPIAKVDALMSLSRNLNLPGAAGSTEQATSEPTATASETARPATRRQATARPLMFPLAMTALMQPVLSIPQEQSPTSTAAQPDTVAATQTEQPQEAESIATPASRLVADYYVDADQIPQHAVGDVAAATEAGLVVNHPEPNVLEPNQPVSRGEMAAILHQALVYQNRLEPLPAEEPAANYIVGR
- a CDS encoding MGH1-like glycoside hydrolase domain-containing protein; protein product: MTTAEERRLTEDRNRTAYWRRWGPYLSERQWGTVREDYSPDGSAWDYFPHDHARSRAYRWGEDGIGGISDNHQRLCFAIALWNGEDPILKERLFGLTGPQGNHGEDVKEYYFYLDNTPSHAYMKYLYKYPQQEFPYEQLIQANQQRGYFDPEFELIDTGIFNNSRYFDVFVEYAKNTDEDILIQISVANRSAETKTLHLLPTLWFRNTWSWDESSEKPNLRQVELQGTTHVIQASHPTLGDRWLYCQSPKALLFTENETNLERLFGTSNSSAYVKDGINNYIIHGQTNAVNPDQTGTKVSAYYQLTLEPEETQIVWLRLADTAKLSNPFQTEFETVFNQRKQEADEFYQRFTPDQSSVDACNIQRQAFAGLLWTKQFYHYVIEDWLKGDPTQPLPNRSYARNAEWIHLFNDDILSMPDKWEFPWFAAWDLAFHMIPFAAIDPDFAKRQLDRLTREWYMHPNGQIPAYEWHFSDVNPPVHAWAVWRVYQIEQEMYGRADTEFLERVFQKLLLNFTWWVNRKDNNGNNVFQGGFLGLDNIGIFDRSAELPTGGYLEQADATSWMGMYCLNLLAIALELAKTNPVYEDIASKFFEHFLYIADAINHMGDTNIPLWDDVDQFFYDVLHSPQDEYHYLRVRSMVGLVPLFAVTVLEPQVLDQFPDFKRRFEWFIHNRPQLQRHIASMEQPGKDSRRLLAIVNPERLKLILQRLLDEEEFLSPYGIRSLSKAHADAPYTFNVDGQTHQVAYEPAESTSGMFGGNSNWRGPIWFPVNYLLIESLQHFHSYLGDHFKVECPTGSGQWMNLSEVAIELSQRLIRIFRCNQEHNQPGNRPVHGGQALFQSDPHWRSLILFYEYFHGDNGSGLGANHQTGWTGLVASLIQQCGTDNQLAQANRSKSLLKTAF